The proteins below are encoded in one region of Zerene cesonia ecotype Mississippi chromosome 10, Zerene_cesonia_1.1, whole genome shotgun sequence:
- the LOC119829662 gene encoding RNA-binding protein 24-B-like isoform X1, with product MLMAGALPAEPEGLLALGSLPGQKDTTWTKLFVGGLPYHTTDKSLREHFAVYGDIEEAVVITDRQTSKSRGYGFVIMGDRAAAERACKDPNPIIDGRKANVNLAILGAKPRGNLAPGFGLAAAAAAGVRAGYPTVLPAHYGLSPGYVYGTPSYMGTVGGMSAGVGAGAGGLVQLPQLQHAAAVAAANHLYEYQAAAAQGAAAYQQQYAAAGFDPYATAAAAAAAASGAGYVSPYYTLPGGGVQAPLLPPLPYPPPLQEARMQ from the exons ATGTTGATGGCGGGCGCTTTGCCGGCCGAGCCTGAAGGGCTACTGGCGTTGGGCTCGCTGCCCGGCCAGAAAGACACCACCTGGACAAAGCTGTTCGTTGGTGGGCTACCATATCACACGACAGACAAAAGTTTAAGAGAACATTTTGCTGTGTACGGGGATATCGAGGAAGCGGTTGTCATCACAGACCGGCAGACGAGCAAAAGCAGGGGATATGGATTT GTAATCATGGGAGATCGGGCGGCTGCTGAAAGAGCGTGCAAGGATCCAAACCCGATCATAGATGGAAGGAAAGCTAATGTTAATCTGGCAATCCTAGGGGCTAAGCCGAGAGGAAATTTGGCGCCAG GTTTTGGCTTAGCTGCAGCAGCCGCGGCCGGTGTCCGTGCAGGTTACCCAACAGTTCTGCCAGCTCATTACGG GTTGTCGCCGGGCTACGTGTACGGTACTCCCAGTTATATGGGGACAGTTGGAGGGATGAGCGCGGGTGTgggcgcgggggcgggggGGCTGGTTCAGCTGCCGCAGTTGCAGCACGCGGCGGCAGTTGCTGCTGCCAATCACTTGTATGAGTACCAAGCCGCAGCTGCGCAAGGAGCTGCGGCGTACCAACAACAATATGCGGCTGCTGGATTTGATCCATACGCCACTGCTGCCG CAGCTGCAGCAGCCGCGAGTGGCGCCGGGTACGTCTCCCCCTACTACACGTTACCCGGCGGCGGGGTCCAAGCCCCCCTCCTGCCGCCCCTCCCCTACCCCCCACCTCTGCAAGAAGCACGCATGCAGTAA
- the LOC119829523 gene encoding mediator of RNA polymerase II transcription subunit 30, with the protein MAGQGHQFPGNFQANAGAMRSGYGAGPMGGQMQSMPNQLAGVMGGPMGAAGMIGMGNQMVPPYGAPMQNQMAAMSMGGQGMGVGVGAGPPAMGPQGVQQPGGMQTGTVQTPTAPAPPPAPNHPPQSKEFNTASLCKFGQETVQDIVSRTQDVFQTLKAIQPPNGTQHGENASNDKKAKMQEQLRTIRLLYKRLRLIYDKCNETCQGMEYTHMESLIPLKDEADNKALDERRNTESYRLVLEENKELTEQVVLKNKQLKEVITNLRTIIWEINVMLTMRKS; encoded by the exons ATGGCGGGTCAAGGACATCAATTTCCCGGCAATTTTCAAGCTAATGCTGGAGCTATGAGGTCAGGCTATGGTGCCGGTCCTATGGGAGGACAGATGCAGTCTATGCCCAATCAATTAGCAG GAGTTATGGGTGGACCTATGGGAGCAGCTGGAATGATTGGCATGGGCAATCAAATGGTTCCACCATATGGAGCTCCAATGCAGAATCAGATGGCTGCTATGAGTATGGGTGGACAA GGGATGGGTGTTGGAGTGGGTGCTGGCCCTCCAGCCATGGGACCTCAAGGAGTTCAACAGCCAG GGGGAATGCAGACAGGTACAGTGCAGACTCCAACAGCACCTGCTCCACCACCAGCTCCGAACCACCCACCACAGAGCAAAGAGTTTAACACGGCTTCTTTGTGCAA GTTTGGTCAAGAAACAGTGCAAGATATTGTAAGTAGGACGCAAGACGTGTTTCAGACCTTAAAAGCGATCCAGCCACCGAACGGCACTCAGCATGGCGAGAATGCTAGCAACGATAAGAAGGCGAAAATGCAAGAACAATTGAGAACTATAAGATTACTGTATAAACGGTTGAGACTGATTTATGATAAATGCAACGAGACCTGTcag GGAATGGAATATACACACATGGAGAGTCTCATACCGTTGAAGGACGAGGCCGATAATAAAGCCCTCGATGAGCGACGGAACACCGAGTCGTATCGGCTTGTTCTAGAAGAGAATAAGGAACTCACAGAACAG gTAGTCTTGaagaataaacaattgaaagaAGTGATAACAAACCTCAGAACAATCATTTGGGAGATCAATGTTATGTTAACTATGCGGAAGTCCTAA
- the LOC119829662 gene encoding RNA-binding protein 24-B-like isoform X2, with protein sequence MLMAGALPAEPEGLLALGSLPGQKDTTWTKLFVGGLPYHTTDKSLREHFAVYGDIEEAVVITDRQTSKSRGYGFVIMGDRAAAERACKDPNPIIDGRKANVNLAILGAKPRGNLAPGFGLAAAAAAGVRAGYPTVLPAHYGLSPGYVYGTPSYMGTVGGMSAGVGAGAGGLVQLPQLQHAAAVAAANHLYEYQAAAAQGAAAYQQQYAAAGFDPYATAAAAAAASGAGYVSPYYTLPGGGVQAPLLPPLPYPPPLQEARMQ encoded by the exons ATGTTGATGGCGGGCGCTTTGCCGGCCGAGCCTGAAGGGCTACTGGCGTTGGGCTCGCTGCCCGGCCAGAAAGACACCACCTGGACAAAGCTGTTCGTTGGTGGGCTACCATATCACACGACAGACAAAAGTTTAAGAGAACATTTTGCTGTGTACGGGGATATCGAGGAAGCGGTTGTCATCACAGACCGGCAGACGAGCAAAAGCAGGGGATATGGATTT GTAATCATGGGAGATCGGGCGGCTGCTGAAAGAGCGTGCAAGGATCCAAACCCGATCATAGATGGAAGGAAAGCTAATGTTAATCTGGCAATCCTAGGGGCTAAGCCGAGAGGAAATTTGGCGCCAG GTTTTGGCTTAGCTGCAGCAGCCGCGGCCGGTGTCCGTGCAGGTTACCCAACAGTTCTGCCAGCTCATTACGG GTTGTCGCCGGGCTACGTGTACGGTACTCCCAGTTATATGGGGACAGTTGGAGGGATGAGCGCGGGTGTgggcgcgggggcgggggGGCTGGTTCAGCTGCCGCAGTTGCAGCACGCGGCGGCAGTTGCTGCTGCCAATCACTTGTATGAGTACCAAGCCGCAGCTGCGCAAGGAGCTGCGGCGTACCAACAACAATATGCGGCTGCTGGATTTGATCCATACGCCACTGCTGCCG CTGCAGCAGCCGCGAGTGGCGCCGGGTACGTCTCCCCCTACTACACGTTACCCGGCGGCGGGGTCCAAGCCCCCCTCCTGCCGCCCCTCCCCTACCCCCCACCTCTGCAAGAAGCACGCATGCAGTAA